CCCAGGCGCTGGAGCACCGCGGGGTATACCCCTCGAAGCGGCACTACGTCGACAGCCGGGTCTGCGAGATGCTGAACAAGGTGATCTGAGATGGTCGGAGGCCACATCGAGCAGATGAACGAGACCTTCCATACGGACACGGTCTATCGATCCGAGGATGTTCCCCTGAGCTGCCGCCCCAATGCCGCGGACGTGGAGGATACCCTTCACGGGCTGATGAAGCTGAATGGTCTCATCATACGCTCCCTCGAGGAGATCGCCGGGCGAGGGGCAAACGCGGTGACATATCGGGCCGGAAAGAAGTTCGGGCACGAAACGGCCAAGTACTTCCGCAAGATCGACGACATCGAGGAAGCGCTCGAGGAGCTATCCCACATTCTCCGCGGGCAGTATACCTTCGAGATCTGGAAGCCTCAGGATGCGAAGACGTACATCCAGGAGGAGAACGGGAGTTCCTTCATCTACCTGGTCTTCCACGACTGCATCGTTCGCCAGACGCTGCGGAGAAACGGGCAGGATCAGGGAGGACCGCTCTGCCAGACTCTCTACGGCTACGTGGTGGGGGCGATCGAGGAGATCACAGGCAGGCGCGCCCGGCTGGAGATCGTGCATACCGGCCCCAATGCATGCCTGAAGAAACTGATCCTGAAGTGAGGCGGAAAGGATGAAGATTGCAATCGAGGAACTGGCAAGCTGCTCCGGCTGCTCCATCGCGGTGCTGGATCTGCACGAAGCCCTGCTGGATCTCGTCAGGGCAGCCGAGATCGTATACTCTCCCGTCCTCATGGACGTGAAGGAACCCCCGGAGGGTATCGATGTGGCATTCGTCACGGGCGCCGTTCGAAACCAGGAGAACCAGGAGCGCTTGCAGAAGATCCGAAACCGCTCGAAGCACATCATCGCGCTGGGCACATGTGCCTGCTACGGGGGGATCTCGGGGCTCTCCATGCTGAACAGCAACGAGGAGATCTTCCGGTACGTGTACCAGGAGGTGGAGTCGGTACAACCCGACGGAGTCATCCCGACGGACGTCCCGCCGTTTCTGTACCGTGCGTTCGCAGTGGGAGACGTCATCCCCGTGGATTACTACATCACCGGCTGCCCGCCAAAGGAGATTTACTTGAAGAAGATCCTGCCGGCGCTTGTCTCGGGAGAGAAACCCGATCTTCCCAAGAAGTCCGTCTGTTCGGAGTGCGACCGGAAGATGGGACCCATCTCGAACTGGCAGCTGAAACGGCGGCACGAGGGCATACCGGACCGGGAACACTGCCTCCTCGGGCAGGGATACCTCTGTCTGGGCGCGGTCACCTTCGGGCGGTGCGGAGCATCCTGCCCGCACAACAATATCCCCTGCCACGGGTGCAATGGGCCGTCCCTGGACATCCTCCGGGAACCCTGCAGGGACATCTACAACATGATGGTGCGCAGGGTTTCGGATCTTACGGACAGGCCCCGTGCCGAACTGGAGAAGGAGATGTACGATATCGCCCACACCCTGTACGGATTTACAATCGGGAGCCTGGTGATGGAGGACAAGGAGATCTCAAAGATTCGGGACTTGGTCAAGGAGCGGAGCCAATGAGAGAGATCAGCATCAGCCCGGTGACCCGCATCGAGGGGCATGCTCAGGTGAAGATCGCACTCGACGAGCAGGGGAATGTGGCTTCCGCCCACTTCAACGTGGTGGAACTCCGCGGATTCGAGAAGTTCATGATCGGTGCCGCCGTGGAGGAGGCCCCCCGGATCACCCCCCGCATCTGCGGCATCTGCCCGGCGGCGCACCATCTCGCCTCGGCAAAGGCCGTCGATCAGATCTTCGGGGCAGAACCCCCGGCAACGGGAACGAAGCTCCGGGAGCTTCTGCTGCACGGTCAGTACATCCATTCCCATGCCCTCCACTTCTTCATGCTGGCAGCCCCGGACTTCCTGATCGGACACGACGCCCCCCCGGGCGAGAGGAACGTTCTCGGGCTGGCAAAGAAGAATCCCGAGATCGCAAAAAAAGCGATCGAGGTGCGGAAACTGGGTCAGCGGATCACCGAGGCGGTAGGCGGCAAACCCATTCATCCCAGCAACGCCGTGCCGGGAGGAATGTCGAAGGCCCTGTCAGAAGAGGATCGATCACGGCTCTTGGCCATGGCAGAGCGCGGACTCGCCATTGCCGCGGAAGGCTGGGAGATCGCACGGGGAATCCTGGACGCGACCGACCTCGCCTTAGGCGCCGTTGAGACCGCCTTCATGGGCATGACCGCCGGAGGGGTGTACTCTCCTTACGAGGGGACGGTGCAGGCGATTGGTGCGGACAGGAGCCCTATCGGCACCTTCAGAGGCGCTGACTATCTGGAGTTCGTACAGGAGTACTCCCTTCCCCGATCCTACCTGAAGTTCTGCAGGTTCAGGAACGGTCAGCACTACCGCGTCGGACCTCTGGCCCGCCTGAACATCTGCGGGAGCATGGGCACCCCTCAGGCGGATGCCGCCCTGAAGGTGTACCGGGACAGGTACGGATCGCTCGTGCAGTCTCCTCTGGCGTACAACGTGGCGCGGTACGTGGAGTTCCTCTTTGCCTGCGAACGGGCAGTTCAGATTCTCAAGGACGCCGCCATTTGCGGGTCCGACATCCGCACGCCCGTCTCGGAGGTGAAGAACCTGAGGGGCGTCGGCATCGTCGAAGCCCCGCGGGGTACGCTGATCCACGATTACACGGTGAACGCGGAGGGATTCATCGAGCGGTGCAACCTGATCGTTGCCACCTGCCAGAACAATTACGCGATGGACAGGAGCGTGGAAGCGGTCGCAAGAAGGGTGGTGCAGAACGGTTCGCTGACCGAAGGAGCGGCGAACCGTATCGAGATGATCATCCGTGCCTATGATCCCTGCATCTCCTGTGCAACGCATGCGATCGGGAGGATGCCGCTGCACATCGAGATCGAAGGGAAGGCGGCACATGCACCGCACCCTTCAACTGCACGTAGAAAAGGAGATGATTCGGAATGTTAAAGCAAATACTGGGCGAATTCCTGAAGCTTGACGGCGTAACCGCTGCGGTCGTCGTCGGAAGGGATGGTTTCGTGATTGAGAGCGCGGTATCGGGCAAGGTGGATATCGATGCCCTTGGCGCAATGGCATCGACGGGCATGGGAACCTCCGAAGCCATGGGAGCGGAGCTCGGGAAAGGAGATCTCCGCCAGATGCTCGTGGAACTGGATAATGGACCGATCCTCCTCTCCCCCCTCTCCGCAGACGAGCTGATCGCGATCGTGGCCGAGACCGACGTCAACATCGGCCGAATTCGATACGAGCTGAAGAAGAACAAGGATAGACTCATCGCTGCGCTGTAACCATGAAGCTACCCGAGGGAACAAGGATCGGGCTCCTCAAGGCCACGCTGGACGAGGCAATCCCCTATACTGCGGCCTTCTGCGGTGCTCTGGAGGTCACTGCGGAGCAGGGGAAAGGGTTTCTCTTGGTGGATCGGGGCACCATCACAGCGGCGTACTTGAATGGAACGGGAGGATCTTTTCGGGGAAGGTCCGCGCTCGTCCGCCTGGCCGAAGAGCCCTCCCCCGAGTTCGGTATACGCAAGTATACTCCAGAGGAGTATGCTGATGCTCTCTCGATCTGCTCCGCTGAGAGGCTCCTCGTACCCGAGGAGCCGGGAGCCACGGATACACCCCCGCGTATCCTGGATGAGGGGAAGATGCGAAAGATCCTCGGGCAGCCTGGGATCCGGGCAGTGTCGGCGTTTTTCGAGGGGTTTGCGGTCCAGTCGCTGGGCGATGCCGATTTCGATCAGGTGGCTGCCCTGGCGGAGGATCTGCTCCGGGCCGGCACGAAGATCGCCGCGGATATGCGTATCGGCATGCTCGATCAGATCATCCTGGAGACGGTTTCGGGCAAGATCGTCATCGCACCTTACGGAGACCTGTACCTGTGCGTGCTTGCCGATGCCGATACCAATCTGGGGCTGATCCGGGTGGCATTGAAGGGACTCCAGTCGGAGGTGAACTAGGGTTATGCAGATTCCTAACGGTACAGTTCGGTCACGGGAGAAGGAGGTACATCTTGGAGACTTTCTGGACAGCCTGGGATCCACGGGCTTCACGGGGTGCTGTACGGTCACTTTTTCGGGTCAGAGCTGTCGCCTCGTGTTCGGGCGGGGCGAATGCATCCTGGCGGAGTATCAGGGATGCCAGGGAGAGGCTGCCTGGAAGGGCATCCTCCGGATGAAGCACGAGAGGGCTGATGCCGTGCTGACCGATCTCACGCCCGATCAGATTGAGGCAGCGATCAGCGCCAATCGGCCGTTCCTTGTCGATCCGAACCACTGGAAGGCACCGCCCAGGGTTCGGCCGTCGACCACCGTCATCAGACCGGTCGCGGCGAGGGGAACGCCGGGGCGGAGGGTGAAGGTGAGCACGGTCTCCACCAGCCCGGCAGGAGCTTCGAGCCCGACACGGGCGGGCAGCCATACCGGCGGACAGACCCAGGGGAGAGCTGCCAGCCTGGAGGGAGGCGCCGACCGCATATCCCTCGAATCACTGAAAGGCCTCAGGGGATCTTTTAAATCCGATGCTGCAACACTCCTCAGGGATCTGGACCTCGAACATCTCATAGTGGAGGTTGCGGAAAAAGAGAATGTAAAGAAAACAACGCAGGATACGGAGAAAGAAGGTTGTCGATCTTCAAACGGCAATAGATAAGTATGTGAATTGCTAAAACCTTAATTGACGTCAATACAGTTATTTCGTGAGAAGGTGTTTCATGATCAGAGCGTATACAGTTGCTTCCGGCAAGGGCGGTACGGGAAAGACGACAGTGACGGTGAATCTCGGCACGTCCCTTGCGCAGCTCGGGAAGGAGACCTATATACTGGACGCGGATATCGGGATGGCCAACATGGGACTGATCCTGGGTCTCGAGGGGGCTCCCATCACCCTGCACGAAGTGCTTGCCGGCAAGGCCAAGATCGACGACGCCATATATGAAGGCCCCAGCGGGGTGAAGGTTGTTCCAAGCGGGATATCCCTGCAGGGGTTCCAGAACTCCAATCCCGAGCGAATGCGGGATGTCATGCGGGAGCTGGTCGGGCGGTGCGAGTTCCTGCTGATCGATGCCCCTGCGGGCATCAGCAAGGATGGGGTGGTGGCGCTCGCCATCGCGGACGAGGTGATCCTGGTGGTCAATCCCGAGCTCTCGTCGATGGCAGATGCGCTCAAGACCAAGATTCTGACCGAGATGGTGGGGGGGAAGGTATACGGTGCAATACTTAACCGCTCTGGCATGGAGAATACAGAACTGCGGCGCCACAGTGTGGAGGATGTTCTCGGCGTCCGTGTCATCGATATGATTCCGGAAGACCCCAATGTCCGTCGAGCAGCTGCATACAAGACGCCGGTCGTGATCAAGTATCCCACTACCGAGTCCTCCCGGGCGTTCCGGAGGATCGCTTCGGAGCTTGCCGGGTACGAGTACAAAGAGGAGTCCGAGCGGGTGAAGGAAGGCTTTATCGACCGCCTTGCACGCACCCTCTTCGGAGGCAGTTCCCGGTAACCCATCCACGTCCGAAAGTAAGTCCGGCTTCATGGCGGGGAACGTCGCCATGCAATGGTGCAGTCCATCAATGCATCTCGCTTTTATGGCAGAAGAAGAAAGGCGTTCTTGAATGTTTCGTGTCCATGGTCGATTGTGTAATTACCGGCTTTAATTTCGTATAAATTCAGTTTTCAGAATGTTTTACCGTATACTATTAAAATTTTCATGTACAGCAAAACAAAATGCTTAACTATAACTTAGTACGGAAGTAATGTACGCAAGACTGCTGAGCGCACGTTCTCCCCAGGGGAGTGGAAGCACTCACAGAACGTCTATCGACCGATGGATACTGATATGCATGGATATAAGTGGCATAATTGATGAAGTGCTCGGCACCTCGACGTACATCGGGGACTACGCGTATCGCGATCTTATCCAGTATGCGAAGTCGCAATCCCTTCATGGTGTGGGGATTTCAGACGAGAAATCCCAGAAGTTTATCATCATTTTTGAAAAGGGCGATCCGGCGGGTGTCATGCTGATCGACAGCAAGGGCACTCTCTTTGGTGAGACGGCGGCCTATCACCTTCAGGACAGGGACCGGTTCGAGCTATTCTCCACGGATCAGTCCATTGCCAGTGCACTCGCCTCTCGCTGCCGGGTATTCGATAAGATCCATCTCGAGAAACGGCTTTCGGACGATCTACCGATCATCGGCGGCAAGCGGCAGAGCCCGGGAGTGTTATGCCTGATCATCGTGCGGGATGGCGTTGTGCAGTCCGGGATGCGGGTCTCGATTCGGAAGGGCAGGCAGGTCATCGGTACGGATAACACCACCGAAGACGGCCGGGCTTGCTTCCGGCTCCTAAACGGCAGATACGACTGCGTGATCATGGATCGCGCCCAAGAGATGTACACATTCATGGTAGACTTCAAGGATCCCTATGCGGAGTCCGTTATCGATATTGGAGGGTGAAAGGCAGCATGTCAAATGAAGACGAATCGAAAGAAGGATTGAGCGCTTTATTGAAACGCATCGGAACAGTAAGAAAAGAGGAAGAGAGTCCGAAGGAGGGTGCGGAGTCGGGCGGAGCTGGTGAAAGCGGCGCCCTGAAGGAGAAGACGAACCTCGCAGGACTGATGAAACGGATCCAGATGATCCGCCCGACCGAGGACGAGATGGCCCCTTCCGCACAGGCGGATGCGGGTCCGCCCCCCGCTGCGCCGCAGCTGCGGTCCAGCGGGGGAGAGGCGGAGGAAGGCGAGGCGATAGCGAAAGACGGCGATTCCGCCGCACTGCCCGCCGCCCGTTCCGGATCCGGCAATCTCGAGCAGGATCTGAGATCCGTCATGGAAGGGATTCTGAAGTCGCCCGAGGGAGGGGAGACATCGATCACCGAGGGCGATGAACCCCGGACGGAGACTCCCGAACACGTCCCTCCGACGACTCAACCGTCCCCTGCCACGCCGGTGAGGGACGCGAAACGGACGCAGTGGTCGAGCGGGAATGAGCGCCAGGAGAAGATCATCTCGATCGACCAGATCAGCGATATCTCCGATCTCATTCTACCGAAGGGCGCCACGTTCGAGATCGATGAAGTGAAACTCCGTGGGCGGACGAGCATCTTCGATGCCACGAACATCGGCACCCTGCCGTCCGAGATCGACGAGATCTGGCGCACCGGATTGCCGTCTGTCGGCCTGAAAGACATCTCCATCGGCTCCGATCGGGCACAGGAAGACGAATCCGCCCGGACCGGCGTGCTGGGTCGGTTCCGGATCTTCAAGGCCATCCGCTCGGAGGTCGAGGAGTACAATCGGAAGATCCACGGGCCCCTGGTCGACCTCACTCTGAGAGTCCCGCCCGGTGTCGAGGAGATCGAGCTCTACCCGGTGAACGAACCCTACGCCTATATTCGGGTGACTTACGACAACACCACGCACGAATACACGTACCATGTGCTGGAGCCGGAGCTCAACGAGGCCGAGAAGGAGCTGCTCTCCGAACTCAAGGAGCGCCTGTTTGAGACGCTCGACGTGAACACCAAGGATCTCACGAAAGAGACTGCAAAAAAGGCACTTCGCACAGCAGTCGATGATATCACGGCAGACTACGGCATCAAACTCACCCCGGTGTCCCGGGAGAAGATCATGTACAACATCGAGAAGGAGTTCGTCGGGGATGGACTCATCGATGCCATCATGCACGACAAGTACATCGAGGACATCTCGTGCGATGGCGTGGGCAGCCTGATATTTGTGTACCACACCAGTTACGAGAACATCAAGACCAACTTGATGTACAAGAACGCAAACGAACTGGACTCATTCGTCACCAAACTTGCGCAGAGGGCCGGAAAATACATCTCGATTGCAGAACCCATGCTGGATGCGACGATGAGCGACGGATCCCGTATCCAGATGACGCTCGGGACAGAGGTCACCGCCCATGGGTCCACGTTCACCATCCGCAAGTTCCGCGAGGAGCCGATTACCCCCACCGACCTCATCGAATGGTCCACCTTCTCGCCGCTCTCCATCGCCTACCTCTGGCTTGCCGTGGAGAATGGCAAATCTTGCATATTCGCGGGCGGCACGGCGTCGGGCAAGACGACATCCCTGAACGCGATCTCCCTCTTCATCCCCCCCAACGCCAAGATCATCACCCTCGAAGATACGCGTGAGCTGAAGCTGCCTCACCCCAACTGGATCCCGAGCGTCACCCGCTCGTCGTTCGACTCGGCCGGCAAAGGAGAGATCGACATGTACGAACTCCTCCGCGCAGCACTGCGGCAGCGGCCGGAATACCTCCTCGTGGGCGAGGTTCGAGGCAGGGAAGCCCTGACGCTCTTCCAGGCGATGAGTACCGGGCATGTCACCTACTCGACCATGCACGCCGATTCGGTCGCCAGTGTCGTACACCGCCTGGAGAACCCCCCGCTGAACGTGCCGAGGAACATGCTCTCTGCCCTGAAACTGGTCTCGGTCCAGGTCCAGGCCCGCGTCGGAGGGCAGCGGATCCGGCGGAACAAGCAGCTCATCGAGATCCTGGACATCGATCCCCGAACGAACGAGCTGATCACAAACGAGGTATTCCGCTGGAATCCGGCGACCGATGAGATCCGCTACTCCGGGAAATCCTTCATTCTCGAGGAGATCATGGAGGATCGGGGCTGGAGCGAAGCCAGGATGAAAGAGGAGCTCAAGCGTCGCCAGGAGCTTCTGGAGTGGATGCGGCTGAAGATGATCCGCCACTACACCGATGTCTCCAAGATGCTCATCTCCTACCACCGCGATCCCGAGGCGGTGGTCAATCTTGTCCGCGGCGATCTCTACGGCGAGGGACGATCGGCATGAACAGTTACCAGAGATTCAGTTTCAACCTGCTCGGAGGGCGTCTGAAGGAGAAACGGGACGATTACCTCGTGCTGCGCAACAACCTCATGAGCGCCCGGCTGAAGACGCCCTTTGAGGCCTACCTCGCCACGGCCTATGTCACCTCGATCCTGGTCGGCCTGGCAGCTGCAGCCGTCTTCGGCGTTCTGAGTGTCGTCCTGAACCTGCCGGAGCTCTTCACCTACAGGGGAACGGTGCCGGAGTTCTTCCTCTTCCTGAACGACTACAAGCTGATCATCGGCACTGTCATCATCACCATCCTGTCGCTGCTCATCTTCGGCGGCATCACATACCTGATCTTCCTACTGTATCCGGGCATCGTCGCGGGAGAGCGGCGACGGAATATCGATGCGACACTTCCCTACGCGATCAACTACATCACCGCCATGTCGACTGCCGGTATCCCCCCGGCGGAGATCTTCCGCCTCCTGGGGGAGAGTACGATCTACGGTGAAAGCGCGGTGGAGGCACGCTACATCGCCCGGGAGATCGACATCTTCGGCCGCGATCTCATCGACGCGATGCGCATCGTGGCGACAATCACCCCGAGCGAGCGGTTCAAAGAGTTCCTCCAGGGTGCAATGGCGGCAATATCCAGCGGCAGCAATCTCACCGAGTATTTCCGCACCAAGGCGGCGCAGTACGCCCTGGAGAATCGTCACGAGCAGAAGAATTTCCTGGAAGTCCTCGGTCTCATCGCCGAGTCCTACGTCACCGCGCTCGTGGCCGGCACGCTCTTTCTGATCATCCTGCAGTCGATCATGTCCATTCTATCGGGGCAGAGCGACCCGATCTTCCTGTACGTCGTCATCTACCTGATTGTGCCCTTCGGGAGCATCATGTTCACGATCCTGATCAGTTCCATGACACCGGAGGTGTGAGATGGGATTTACAGACATTGTTAACGACTTCCTGAACCGCCCAAGGTCCAAGGACGATCTGGTTCCCGCAACAGACCTTGAAGAGTACGAACGGGAGCAGCAGAGGATCTTCGACCGGATCGAGTACCAGAGACGGCACCGCTATGGGCTTGGCAAATTCTTCAAGCACCCCATGGAATTCCTCCGCGAGAAGCCCATGAACGTCCTCGTCCTCTCCCTGCCCGCCTCGTTCCTGGTGTTTTTCGTCGGATTCTCCTTTATCGTGGGTATCTATGGGATTGAAGCACTCTTCAACTCCACGATGATCGACGATGTGATCGTCCTATCCGTGCTGATCGCAGTGATACCTCTTGCGGTCCTCGACTTCATGGAGGGGCGGAGGGTCAAGAGTCTGGAAGAGTCCCTCCCCAACTTCTTCCGTGACGTCGCCGGTATGAACGACAGCGGGATGACACTCCCGAATGCAGTGCATATCGTCTCCGGCGGCGAGTACGGTGCTCTCACGCCGCATATCCGGAAACTGGACGCGGAGATGTCCTGGAGCGTGCCGTTTGTCGATGCGATCTACCGTTTTGGAAGGAACGTGAATACTCCCCTGGCAGGGCGGAGCGTGGATCTGATCGCAAAGGCGAGCAAAGCCGGCGGTGATGCCAGTGAGGTGCTCCGCGCAGCGGCGACGGACGCCTACGAGTTCTTCAACCTGAAGACCGAGCGGATGAACAACATGCTCATCTACATGATCATCGTCCTGATCTCGTTCTTTGTCTTCCTCTTCGTGATCGCGATCCTGGTCTCCACATTCCTCACCACGATGGCAGAAGCCGGCGGGGCAGCCTCCGCCGCGGGCGGTGCGGCCACGCGGTTCATCGGGAACGTGGACATCTTCTTCTACAAGCGGCTCTTCTCGCACGCAGGGTTCACGCAGGGCTTCTTCTCCGGGCTCGTCGCGGGCCAGATGGGTGAGGGGCGTGCTGTCGCTGGTCTGAAGTACTCGGCAATCATGCTGATCCTGGCCTGGATCATGTTCCGGTTCTTCGTGTAGGGGAGATCCCCGGAATCATATTTTCGGGTCCGCCCCGGCAGTACCAGAGCGGCTTCCGGACGGATCTCTCTGGAACTCCGCGTTCAGTTCACAGGTCCGGGATTTCGGGCTTCGGCTAGGAGTTTGGTCCCGGAATCCCCCTCTTCAGCCTCCGGCGGAGGAATCGGATCGTGAGAGAGCGGTCCTCGAACATGGATGGGCGGGATACGGTCGCCCTCGTCCGTTCTCGCACCCTCTCCGGGTTCGAATTTTTTCCGTATCGCCACTCCGGTTTCGGGCCGGTGGCACAGAGGCTGCATATACCGCGTCCGGCGGATCGTCTTCCCGCCTCTTCCGGCACGGGTTGCAGCGGGAAGTCCGATGCGGCAACAGAAAACATGGATTGCGGGGGGAGCAAACGGCTGCATCCGAGGGGGGGGAATGCGGTGGCTGCGAGTCCGCGGAAGCCGTCGCTGAATCGGTGATGTCGCGTAAATTTCAGCGATTTCTGCCACCGGACAAGCAAGACAACTGTGTTTCGACCGGATAGTTCAAACGACGGGATCCCGAATAAAAAGAGAAATCATCTTGATTGCACGCGCTGGCCCGTGCCCGGTTCAGCTGATATTGTCGAGCTTGTACCCCTTCTGGGCGAGGAGCTGCTTCACCCGGTCGAGGTGATTCCCCTGCAGCTCAATGGTGCCCCCTTTGATGGTCCCGCCGCACGCAAGTTTGCTCTTCATGTATTTCGTCAGATCCTCCAGGTCGATGTCGTCCGGGTCGAGACCCTCGATGATGGTCACCTCTTTTCCGTACCGTCGACGGTTCATCTTCACCTGGATCCGCTGCTGCTCCTTTGCTACCTCCTCACAGATGCACAGTTCTCGTGGTAGTCCGCATGTTGGGCATATCCCACCATTCATTGCAATGTACCTTGCGTTTCTCTTTATATATTTCTTGGCATGCCATTCAATCCAGCCTGCATACGTCGCATCCGCTGGTGAGAACCTGGTTTTCTTTGCTCCTGTTTCGATAGATGGTTATGCCTTTGCACCGGAGGGATCGGGCGAGCTCGAATACCCGCGACACGTCGTCAACCGATGCATGCTCCGGCAGATTGACCGTCTTTGAGACGGCATTGTCGACGTGTTTCTGCAGAACTGCCTGCATCCGCACATGGCACTCCGCGGGGATCTCGAGTGCGGTCTGAAAGAGGTCCCGGGTGTGATCGGGGAGCGGCAGATCCTGAACGCTCCCTGTCCTTTTCGCATGGGAGAGGATATCGACGCTCCCGCGATACGATGCCGCATACGCCTCCAGGAGCGGATTGACCACCTCGACGGGCCGTCCGTCGATGGTACGACGGTATGCGAGAGAGAAGGGAGGTTCGATCCCTTCGCTCGTACCGGCGATGATATGGAGGGATCCGGTCGGAGCGATGGTGGTGACGGTCGCATTCCGCATGGGGCTGCGGAATACGCTCTTGTCGATCGCCGGAAAGGATCCTTTCCTCTCGCCGAGTTCCCGGGACGTCTCCCGGGCTTCCTGCTGGATCAGGCCCATCAGGCGGTCGGCGGTGGCAAGCGCCTCGTTCGAACTGTAGGGCAACCCGAGCTGGATGAACATGTCCGAGAGCCCCATGATCCCGAGCCCTATCTTACGAGTGGACAGCGTCTTCTCACGGATCTGCGGGAGGGGAAATTGGTTGACATCGATTACCGCATCCAGGAACTCGACGCCGTTCCGCGCTGCATGCCGCAGCAGGTCATCATCCAGCTCTCCCTTCCGGACACACTTTGCGAGGTTGATACTTCCGAGGTTGCAGCTCTCGTAGGGATAGAGGGGCTGCTCGCCGCAGGGGTTGGTGGTTTCGATGAGACCGAGCCCCGGGACGGTATTCCGGCGGTTGATCTCGTCCAGGAACAGCATGCCGGGATCGCCGGTGGACCAGGCCGCATGCGCCACTATCTCCCACAGATCGCGGGCCCCTATCGTTCCCCAGACGGATCCGTCCCGGGGGTTCACGAGCTCGTACGGCCTTCCCGACTCGAGGCACCGGAAGAACTCCGCGTCGAAACCCACGGAGATATTGAAGTTGCGCAGCCCCCCGCCACGTTTGCTGTTAACGAACGCGACGATATCCGGGTGCGAACTGGCCAGCACGCCCATGTTCGCGCCTCGTCGTCTTCCCCCCTGCCGCACCGCCTCCGTCGCCTTGTCGAACACCTCGATGAAGGACAGCGGTCCGCTGGCGATTCCCGCTGTACCATTCACGGAATCCCCGCGGGGCCGCACGTGGCTGAACGAGAATCCGGTTCCTCCGCCGCTCTTGTGGATGAGTGCCATATGCTTAAGCGTGGAGAAGATGCTCGCGATCGAATCTTCAACCGGGAGGACAAAGCAGGCGGAGAGCTGCCCTGATGGTGTGCCGGCGTTCATGAGGGTGGGGGAGTTGGGTAAAAAGAGCAGGTTCTCCATCATGGCAAGAAACTCGCGTGCCTTGCCCGTATCAACGGCCCGTGCAACGCGCGAAAAGAGATCCGATGGACTCTCTCCAGGCAGCAGGTAGCGAGACTGCAGCAACTGGAGTGCGACGGTGCTGAACTTCATTGTATCACTGCTGGATATACTCTCAATCCAGGTACTCTTTATTTAAATTCATCTAAATGTACCTACAGCATGTCGCTGATGGTGCTCGGCACGGCGTCCCACGTAGGAAAGAGC
This portion of the Methanomicrobiales archaeon genome encodes:
- a CDS encoding F420-nonreducing hydrogenase, with product MKIAIEELASCSGCSIAVLDLHEALLDLVRAAEIVYSPVLMDVKEPPEGIDVAFVTGAVRNQENQERLQKIRNRSKHIIALGTCACYGGISGLSMLNSNEEIFRYVYQEVESVQPDGVIPTDVPPFLYRAFAVGDVIPVDYYITGCPPKEIYLKKILPALVSGEKPDLPKKSVCSECDRKMGPISNWQLKRRHEGIPDREHCLLGQGYLCLGAVTFGRCGASCPHNNIPCHGCNGPSLDILREPCRDIYNMMVRRVSDLTDRPRAELEKEMYDIAHTLYGFTIGSLVMEDKEISKIRDLVKERSQ
- a CDS encoding roadblock/LC7 domain-containing protein, which gives rise to MKLPEGTRIGLLKATLDEAIPYTAAFCGALEVTAEQGKGFLLVDRGTITAAYLNGTGGSFRGRSALVRLAEEPSPEFGIRKYTPEEYADALSICSAERLLVPEEPGATDTPPRILDEGKMRKILGQPGIRAVSAFFEGFAVQSLGDADFDQVAALAEDLLRAGTKIAADMRIGMLDQIILETVSGKIVIAPYGDLYLCVLADADTNLGLIRVALKGLQSEVN
- a CDS encoding roadblock/LC7 domain-containing protein, with the protein product MLKQILGEFLKLDGVTAAVVVGRDGFVIESAVSGKVDIDALGAMASTGMGTSEAMGAELGKGDLRQMLVELDNGPILLSPLSADELIAIVAETDVNIGRIRYELKKNKDRLIAAL
- the minD gene encoding cell division ATPase MinD; the protein is MIRAYTVASGKGGTGKTTVTVNLGTSLAQLGKETYILDADIGMANMGLILGLEGAPITLHEVLAGKAKIDDAIYEGPSGVKVVPSGISLQGFQNSNPERMRDVMRELVGRCEFLLIDAPAGISKDGVVALAIADEVILVVNPELSSMADALKTKILTEMVGGKVYGAILNRSGMENTELRRHSVEDVLGVRVIDMIPEDPNVRRAAAYKTPVVIKYPTTESSRAFRRIASELAGYEYKEESERVKEGFIDRLARTLFGGSSR
- a CDS encoding Ni/Fe hydrogenase subunit alpha, translating into MREISISPVTRIEGHAQVKIALDEQGNVASAHFNVVELRGFEKFMIGAAVEEAPRITPRICGICPAAHHLASAKAVDQIFGAEPPATGTKLRELLLHGQYIHSHALHFFMLAAPDFLIGHDAPPGERNVLGLAKKNPEIAKKAIEVRKLGQRITEAVGGKPIHPSNAVPGGMSKALSEEDRSRLLAMAERGLAIAAEGWEIARGILDATDLALGAVETAFMGMTAGGVYSPYEGTVQAIGADRSPIGTFRGADYLEFVQEYSLPRSYLKFCRFRNGQHYRVGPLARLNICGSMGTPQADAALKVYRDRYGSLVQSPLAYNVARYVEFLFACERAVQILKDAAICGSDIRTPVSEVKNLRGVGIVEAPRGTLIHDYTVNAEGFIERCNLIVATCQNNYAMDRSVEAVARRVVQNGSLTEGAANRIEMIIRAYDPCISCATHAIGRMPLHIEIEGKAAHAPHPSTARRKGDDSEC
- a CDS encoding hydrocarbon binding protein (contains V4R domain), coding for MVGGHIEQMNETFHTDTVYRSEDVPLSCRPNAADVEDTLHGLMKLNGLIIRSLEEIAGRGANAVTYRAGKKFGHETAKYFRKIDDIEEALEELSHILRGQYTFEIWKPQDAKTYIQEENGSSFIYLVFHDCIVRQTLRRNGQDQGGPLCQTLYGYVVGAIEEITGRRARLEIVHTGPNACLKKLILK